Genomic window (Equus asinus isolate D_3611 breed Donkey chromosome 13, EquAss-T2T_v2, whole genome shotgun sequence):
GAGTTCCTTAGCACCACAGCACAGGTAGGGGGGCACAGTGAGAGCCCTCTCTCTGAGATAAATCCTCCTGGGTCCCCGCCTCCACAGATCACACCTGCCGTCATTTCTACCTTGCTCCTGCTGCCGCCAGGATCCAATAGCAATAGGATTGTGCCAGCCTTCCAAGCCACACCCCATGGCCTTGGCTCCCTACATATATTCTGGGTCTGTCTCTCACACGTCCCCCAGACTTGGCCATCAGGGAAAATGAGGATCACTCCTAACCAGCGTTGAACATCTTGTCTGGTCCTTCACTAGCTTCTCCTCTGCTAGTGCAGGGtgttggggcagaggtggggggcgggggaagggcTCTGCCTGTTTGTACCTCCTTCCAACCTTCCCTGTCTTAGACCCAGACACTGTGGCTTTTGAACTTAAAAGGCTGGAATTTGGCATCTTTGTTCTTTAGCTAGAAAGTAGCATAGTCTCAGGGCCATAAAGCAAGAGCTAGCACCCCACAGCACAACCTGAGGCCCTCATGGACCAGGCTCTTTTCGTCCTTTTCACATAGATTGAGCCACCTGACATTCTGTGTCAGTGCACAAGGACCAAGGACGTGGCTGCTCttagggggaggagggagctaaGAGCATCTTATCTCTGCTGAGTCCCCACACCCAACACATAGTCCCTGCTCACTCACTTCCCTCAGACAGCTGGGAAACCAACACCTCTGGTGACAGAGCCAGTCCCCAGGCTTCTGCTGGGAGGGAGTGGGGCACTGCATGGGGGAGGTTATCACACCCAGAGGCCCTGGGAAgcctgggtgggggagggaagaagctgGTTCCTGTTTGTCTCAGACCAAGGCCAcgggcctcccctcctccccttccaggAAAGGAGTGAGCACCCTGACTCGGCCTCCCCTAGGCGCCTTCTTCTTCACTTTTGAGGCTTGCTTTGAGCCACCCCTCCGGACAGGCAGCTCACCTGgtcccctcttctcttcccctcggTGCCAGTTCTGCTGGGAATGAGTGAGGTGGGTGTGTGCAGCTGCCGGGTTGTTTAGAGGACCTAAAGAGAGACCAGTCAGGGACGGAAGGGGCCGTGGAGAATCTCCTCCTACCAGGTTCCAGATCAAGCCATTTAACAAACGTATATATTTAGTGCCTACGATGTAATATATTTTGGGTCCAGAGACAAGACAGGAACTGTCTAATTCACACCTATGAGGCTAATCTTTGTGTAAAGTAGTACCATGTAATCTGGGTACTGCAGGTGCCCCCTTGCCTACTGGCCTCCTTCcccctaaaacaaacaaataaacaaacaaaaaacctgtcCTGTGGGCCCGGGCCTCTGGGATCAAACGCGGAGCCCTCCTCGGCGCCCTTCTGCGGCTGGGGTAGCTGGCTCAACTCGGTCAGAGCTAGGTTTTGGCCGGTCTGCGGCCACCACGTGAGGCAGTCCCACGGGGCAGCGTCGTGCCCTCCTCCCTGGGGTCCTAAACTTGCCCCTACCTCAGTGGGGCCTGGCCTGCCAAGTACCCTTGGTCTGAACTCGTTGTGAGGAGGGGCAGCTTTCACACGCTGCAGTGACTTGGGTGAGGCGGGGCGGGGAGGCTGCTTCATCTTCATAGCCTCCTCCCCAGCGGCCAGAGGCCCCAGACAGCCCTTGAGACATCCACCTGCGGGGTGATGGGTTGGGGACCTACTCCCACCGCTCCACTCCACCTCAGCAGCAGGGTCCCAACCATCCACATTGCCCCGGGGACCTGATTTCCCGCTCCCATTCCATGTGCTGAAGGCCGTCACCAGGGCTTGGGACATGGGTGCTGGCCGAGACCTTGGGCGGTGTGGGGTGGGGACTGGTTTGCGGTTTCACGGCGGACGGAGGCCGTGgtgtgggggcggggcgccgTGAGGGCTGCGGCCAGGCAGGGCGGGCTGGCGGTGGGTGTGGGGAAGCCGCGGCAGTCAGGCTTGGGGCTCGCGGGGCCAGGATACGTGCAGGGACACCGCGGCTCCAGGCCCGCCTCgcctcgccccgccccgcccccgcggccCGGCTCCCGAAGAGTcgcccgccgcgccccgcccccgcccgcagTGCCCGGATGTGGGTGACGTGCGGCCGCCATCTTCCCGTCCCGGGCAGCCAGCGCCAGTCGGAGCCAGcgcgagccgccgccgccgccgctgccatCACTGCAGCTGCCAAGTCCTCCGCCCGCTGCCCACGCCATGTGAGTCGGCCGCCCGCGCTCACACCGGGCTTGCCTGCGTCGGCCGCCACCCTTGTGTGCGGGCCCGGGGAGTGCCCGGGGTTCGGCCCGCGCCCCCCGCGGGCCCCGCGCCCAGGCCGGCGCCCGTGACTGCGCGCAGGCAGCCGGAGCCCCGCGTCCCGGGCGGGCCGTGCGGGCGGTGGTCGCGGGAGGGAGCGGAcccggcgcccgcccgcccctgTCATCGCTGCCGCCAGTCATTTCGGGTCGATCTCGAAACGTGTCTATGAGGTCGCTCTCATTTGAcaggcggggaaactgaggcccggaggggGGAGGAGGCCTCACTCAAGGTCATGCAGCTTATCGGCGGCGGGGCCCCACGAAGTCCAGGGCGCCCATCGGGTGGCcttcttccagggagggaggaagtgggggacggatggatggacaggCAGATGGGCGGAGCCCTCGCTACCGGGTTGGAGGCTCCAGGCCCTGGGTCTTAATGGGTTCCTGCCCCTCAGGTCGGCTACCGCTGCCACCGCCCCCCCCGCCGCCCCAACTGGGGAGGGAGGCCCCCCTGCACCCCCTCCAAACCTCACCAGTAACAGGAGACTGCAGCAGACCCAGGCTCAGGTGGATGAGGTGAGTGTGGGGGGTGTCAAAGGCAGTGGGAAGGACCTTGAGAACCGGCAAACAGGGATGTGGGGCCCATCTGGGTTGAGGGTGATGGCAGTTCACGTTCATGAGTTTTGGGACAAAGACATACCATGCCCCATTCCTGTCAACCACTTGGAAGGGCCCTGGGGTGCTAGTCAGCCTTGCCAGCCTGGGGGTGTTTCAGCCTGGGCAGGTGTGCTCTGGTAATGGGCGGGCTGCTGGAGGCTTGATAGAGGGTGCTGCTATGACATCTGAGATGTCTGGCTACCAGCATGCCCCTGATGTGTGTCCCTTGCATGTCCCCAGGTGTGCTAGGCATGTTCTGTGTGTGTCCTTGGCATGTTAGCCTGGCAGCATCGGGGTGCATGTTCCGTATGTGGGCGCATGGTCAAGAAGTGCCCTCGTTGAGGTGGGCCCCTCCCCCAGGTGGTAGACATCATGAGAGTGAACGTGGACAAGGTCTTGGAGAGGGACCAGAAGCTGTCGGAGCTGGACGATCGTGCAGACGCACTTCAGGCAGGGGCCTCCCAGTTTGAAACAAGTGCAGCCAAGCTCAAGCGCAAATACTGGTGGAAAAACCTCAAGGTAAGTGTGGAGGCAGGCGGGAGGGCAGATTGGAGGACTCGTGAGTGAATGGGGTATCACAGTCTGTCTCACttaccctccctctctcccccagaTGATGATCATCTTGGGAGTGATTTGCgccatcatcctcatcatcatcatcggtGAGTGGGGCGGGAGTGGCTAGGGTCCTTTCTCTGGAGAGGTTTCCCCCTGCAAATTCTGGGTTTTGAAGGTCATTAACCTAGATTTTACTGTTCGGCAAAAAGCATATATAGCTGCCATGGCAGTTCTGATTGACCTAGAGCCCAAAACCTTGATGTTTAGCCTGCACTTTGCCTGGTTCTGGGCAATTTCTGTTAAGATTTTTGGAAACAAGAAAGCTGGTAGATCCTTACTGTTCCGTTGAGGACCCTTTGGGTCTAAGAGCGCAGTCTGGGAACCCTGAAATTGGGGGATGGGCGAGCAGGAAAGGCCCAGGGGCTTGAGACATGGCTGGGAAGCCAACCACCTTGAGAGCTTGTGGTCTCGGAGGCCCAGAGGATTAGGGGTTGGTGGCCCCAAGGCCATACCATGGAGCTGAACAGCCCTTGGAACCCACCTGTCCAGCCCCCTTGCATTACAGATGGAAAACCTGAGGCTGAGAGGGGAAGGGATGTCAGCCACCTGGGAAGTGGGGAGGATgggagcagggccaggcctgacacactgctttctctctctctctctcttctcccctctccgtcttcttccttctctttccctctctacaGTTTACTTCAGCTCTTAAACCCCTGAGGAGCCTGCCCTGCCCAGAGAAGGGcctctcccctccatccccaGCCGCTCCTCCACCTCTCAGCCATATCTTCCAGCCCCCCCTCCCCTGGaaccgtgtgtgtgtgtccgtgtgtgttgCCCCCCTGTAAATAGCCAGctgttatttatacatatataatattatatatatttggtctGTTTGTAGTTTTATTACTAGAAGATTTTTCCGGTTGTCCTTAACACCCCTTCCTGAGGTTCCCATcactccccttctccttccctccttccctttccctctctccctaacCAGGCCCAAGTCCCTTCATTTGCATCTGCTATGCAATagtccctcttcctctcctccttcccttggaTTTAGCTGATCCTTCCTTCCACCCTGGCCTTCCCCGTACCCTCACTCccctacaaaataaaacaaaaagcaactgTCCAGGCCTCCTCAGGTGCATCTTCTTTGCATCGGTGGGAGGCTCTGAGACTAGCCCCATTTGGTCCTAAGAATCCCAGGGTCTTCTGGGAGCTTCCAGCATGTTAATTAGCAATCATTTGCATACTGACATcccttttggtttccttttttgttcCATCACTCTTCTCTGTATTCTTTCAACCGGtgtttcttttttactgaggagtTAGTCCCCATTGGTCCTTGTATCACACTTTCATTTGCATGACATCACTTACAGGTGGTGGGGAGCCTGGGCTTTCAGGGAGCCAGGCTGTTCTGGCCCCCAGAATCGCCCCCTCCTAGCCCCTCTAGTCTGGTTTGCCTCCCCTACCCCCATTTTCCAAACCTTttgtcccctcctctccctccccccagctgGTGTGTAAGTGTCTTGGAGTTCAGTGTGTTATGATGGACCAATAATTCTGCCACTTGGAGTCTCTCCCCACATTCCTGCTCCCCAGTTTTCATGTGGGGCACCCAACTGACATTCCCATGGGatctccttccctcccatctGCCTGatctgcctcctccccctcccaccaggAGAGTTGGGGGTTGGCCACAATGTGATTTCTTTTGGGAGAGGTGGCTACCAGTGTGTGGGGGTCATCACTGCCTTGGGGAAGAGTAGGACAGGGCAGAGAATCCCCCCAGTTCCTGCCTGAAATCTCCTCGGGCCCCGCCCCTGCTGGGGGTTGGACTGAAAACCCTCCTCCCCAATTTGGGGGGTGTTGCCCCCATCACTGCCCAGCTCCTCTGACTGCCCCCCTGAATTCAGGGTGGGGTACTAGTCACTGCCAATGTGTATATGGACTTGCTGGAAGATGGGGATTCTCGCCCCTCTCTAAGGTGGTCGAACCCAAAGATAGAGCTGCCTCCTCCTTTAGTGAAGTGATAGAGGAATGGTCTAATGTCTTTTTAAATGGCACAATTTTAGGGGTCTAAGAGTGCAGTCCCTTAACCTGCCACTGGAGGGGACCCCCCAAACTCTTCTCCCCACACTTAAAGTTTCTGTGTAGAGGGGGAGCAGGGAGATGTAAGCTGTGGTATGAAAGGGTAGGGAgagatgctgggggtgggggtgctgtgTTCTAGACCCCCCCATATTATCCCAGTGTCCCCTGCCCCCCCTTCCCTCACCCCATGCCCCCAATTCTGTGGCGCATCCAGATTGTGAAAATGTACAATAAATGTGTAATGAGTAACCAGGCGGTGTCTGTTCCAAGATCTTTTTTTAATCAGTGGGAAGGGTATTGGATCTGCAGGTACAATAGGAAGGTTGAGAAGATGAATTGGGAAGGGACTGAGCTTTACCTGAGGGCCTGACCTTGAGCAGGGCAAAGTGTTATTCCCCAAGTGGCCACGGGGGGGCACCAGGAGTCGATAACAGGAAGTGTTGAAGATCCGGGTCCGGGCCTGGTGAGCCCTGCGGTCTGGGTTTCccaactcccctccccctccaccttcTCTAGCTTGCGGGCATGCTTCTGCTGTTTGTTGGATTCCTTTCTACCCTTTGATTTAACTCCCAGATTTTCTGCAGTCTCTCCCATGGTCATTTACTCCTAGGCCTGAAGTAGGTGGCTAACTTTTGCAAAGCATCGCTTCCCCCTTGGTGCCTAGCACACTGCCAGCATCCAGAACGGATTAATAAGTACTTATTGAACGAATCTGCTCAAGAAGACCCAGCTGAGTGTGGTGTGGAGCTGGCCATAGATGGCCTGCTACCCTTGCCTGTGCTGTCCAACTGGTGACTAGATCCCACACTCAACTCCCTTAGCCTCATGATGCCCCTGATGTGGCACCTTAGCATTCCTGTCCCCAGGTGCTACAACAGTGAGTGCAGTGTGCTAGGTGAGCTGTGGAAGGCCAATGTCTGGCTGCAACATGAAGATTCAGCAGTGTAAGAGACCTAGATAGTTAGatagtgtttcccaaacttgtcGGCTCCTAAGAACTACTAgggatgcttttaaaaatagattttctaaGGGGCCCAGGTGATTCTTCTAATTAGGTACATATTATAATGTCCACCATTCGTTGAGGGCTTACTATATTCTAGACATTGCTCATGGCTTTTTCGCGCTTAATCTGCTAAGTCCTTTACAGGTTTAGGGTTCCGTAGGCCCTAGAACTCGCCTTCTTTATAGTATcagggacctgggttcaaatcttgaccCCGTTGCTGATTAGCATGTTAATCCGGACAGATCATGTTACCTGTCTGGgtctcagtctcttttgtgagGAGGTAGGTAGTAAGTGAGCCAGCCTCTGGGTTTGTAAGAAGCGCCTGGCCTGGTCCACAGAAAACAATCAAGAGGCAGCTATCATTGTCGCCATCATCATCACGCGGCGCTGACATTTAAGACTGCTTCGCCCTAACGTTTGAATCTTGCAGCTTCGCGAAACCTCAGAGACCCAGGGCCGGAGTCCCAGCGCGGGGGGCGCTCTTGTCACGCTCAAGACTTCTCGCCCAGGTCTTGCCCCAAAGCGCCCCCAACGCCGCCGCAGCTCATGTCTGCGCCTGCGTGTACGTCACACTCGTGCGCCTGCGCACACTCTGCAGTCTTGGGTAACAGTGTCGTCAAGGAAAATCCCCAGCTTCTAGGTAAACAAGTTGCCGCGTGAGACCGCCGGCACGTGTATTCTACAGCTCCGAGACCTCTCAGCCTATGAGAAAGCTTGGAGGGCTGGACTGGCTCTTGCGTCACCGATCTAGGCAGCTCGGGGAATGTTGCCACAGCCAATAGGAACTTCGGAAGTGGATGGGGCGTGGGTTTCTGTCAGACTTCCAATCAGCGCGCAGGGGCGGTCTGTCTCGCACGTGGAGCTGTCACTGCCGGTTGGTAAACTGACCAATGAGAAGATAACGGCAGGCGGTGACGCCAATGGTGGTGGCGCGGGGGCCGGGCGGCCGCACGCGGCGCGGGGCATGGGTCGGCGTCCTTAGGCCAATAAGCTTGAGGGGCGTGGCAACTTGGCCGGTGGGCGGGCCTGGAGAAGCGAGTCAGAGTCGCTGTGGTCCTGGTTGGGAAGAAATTGGACTCTGCGTACACGCCGAACGGTGAGTGCCCGGGGGTAGGGGGAGACGAGCAGCGGTCGGTATAGATTTTTCAGGGTTGATGTGTTCTGTTAGGAGGGGTGTTAATGGGGGGCGGGAAGGGAATCATGCGAAGGCACGATCACCGCGATGGGAGTTCTGATGGTTGTGGGGAATAGGGATTGCGAACTCAGCTCTAGAGGGACGTGGGCAGGGGTCAGTGACATCAGATCCCTCACCGCCCTAGGGCACCTGGACCCCTGACTGCCTGGGAGGAGGGGCTCGGAAGCCCTCAGCCACCTGAGGACCTGAGACCCTCTGTTCCCAGGGAGATACGGGGACGGGACCCCTGAGAGTTGCTGGGGGACGTTCCAGTGCATGGCTACTGTTTGCGTAGGTGCCTTAAGCACTTGGAAGAGGCAGGGGTtctgaggctggagggaggccctggcagggcaggtgggagggTATCAAAGGGTTGACATGGTGACTTGAGAAACAGTAGTGAGATGATTTGTGTGACCCTGAGCCAGTCACAtcatggctctggatgtctttcTCATGTGTAAAAGGGAGAGGTTGGGCCTCGGAGCCGTCCTTGGGAGTAAAGGTGGGGCAGAAACTGTTAAGTCCTGAGAGGGAGGATGGGGTTGTGCAGATTGGCTGTGCACATGCCTTCCTGAGACCCTAGAGGTGAGGATGCACCAACGGGGTGCTCTGGTATCTGTCTGTACAACCAGGCCTGTGGTAAAGTGAATTGGGGGTAAGGTGGAGGAGTGAGGAGGTGGCGTTCCTAGGAAATCACTGGGGTTGGTGGCTGCTAGGGTGATGTCAAGGATTTTGTGAGCATGTGAAAACTGGGCTATGATGATTGGAAGTATGTGGGGGATGCAAACTGAATGTCTGAGATCCGGCCCAAAGGAGAGGAGGGGTTGACTGGAGTCTGTGTTCCAAGCACCAAACTTAGAATCAGCTGGATATTTGATAGGCCCAGGTTCCCCAATGCTGGGTAACACCTCACAATTTCCTGAAGGGTAAGAAGCCAGAATGATAAGCCATTATCAGAGCTCAGATTCAAACCCGGGGCTTCATTTGTTAAGAGCCTGAGAACTTATTATGAGGCAATTTAGGCAAGTTTAGTAACTTCTGAGCCTTCATTCGTTCTTGtggaatggggataataatacccatCTCACAGGGCTGTTCtggggattaaataagataatatatgtaaagcgcttagcacaatgcctgggtcatgtttttaaatttttttagctaAAAAATAATGGCTTTAGGATGACAAAACAACAGTGACAGGGTGAGAGATTTATGTGAATGCTGTGGTTGGGAACTATTCTCACATTCTCAAGGTTTTCTGCAAGTTTTGGtgactctctctccatttccctctTCCTGGTACTTCTTGTCTTCATGCACCAGCCCCAAATCCTCATTCCACCCTTTTATCCCTCTCCCAGGATCCAGGACCCAGGCTGGGCCACTTGCTCTGTCCCAGTTCGATTTCCTCATCCTAGACCCATTCTCCTCCCTGCACCTCCTCCGTGTCTCTGCTGCCATAATAACAAGAGATTCAGGCTCTGGAGGGGGCCTCTGAGAGAGCAAAGGTGTGTTTTCTCTCACAGAACCTGGGCCTCCAACTTCCGCACCCTGGTTCTTTGGGAATGAGCCAGCAGATGTGTACAGTTTGGGAGAGGAGGAAAGCCAGTGCCAGGAGCTGTAGAAACAAGCCGAGAGGAGGGTAGATGCGAGTCTTGAGAAGAGAGCCAGGcgtgggggctggggcaggggaccCCTTCCTCCTAATCCTCTCTCCAGGAATCCCTGGCTTTGGGACAGACGGCTGCTGTTGGGTTGGAGGAGGCGCCCAGGCTGGGTGCATGTCCTGGGCCACCAGCCAAGAGAACATGATGTTCCCAAGTGCGCTGGCCGCCGCCCTCTCGGGCTGGCCGCCTCCCAAACCgctgcctctccagcctccctgCTCCACATTCCCCAGCTGCTTCGCCCCGCCCCCTTCCTCCGCTTTGACGTCACTGCTATCTCCCGCCCCCGCTCCTCCATTGACGGCAGCAGGGCCTGGTTACTGTGGGGACCATGAGACAGGACAACCAGGGCCTTGAGAACAAGTGGGGGCTGCTGGAGCGCTGGACTCTTTTGTCCAAGCAAAAGATAAAtaaggaggtggaggtgggagagcaAGGACTGCCTGTGTCAGGGGAGATCACACCTAAATCCCTGACGAgagctggggaggaaaaaaaggatgtTTCTGGAGAAGAGGTGTCTGAAAATGAGGCAAGGGAGTGGGCCACGGTATATGAGTTGCGGGGACATTTTCAAGGAGAGGAGATTGAGAATCTAGGCTCCTGAatgctttgtttcttgttttcttgctttGGTTTTTCTGGGCTATATAATAAAATTCCTgtgtcccagcttctccacagaaccctcctcctggcccctccccaaccccccccccaacACGGTTGTTAAGGAAAGCTTAGGCCACGTGACAGTGAGTGCACTCCCAGCTGACTTTGTCGGCAGCAGCTTGGGGGCCTCTTCACTTGCCACCCACGTTTCCAGGGAGCCCTGAGAGGAACTACTTATTACAGCCTTGGACGCAGCTGGAGCTCTCCCCGGCCCAGCCTGGCACTTTATTCCCCCAAATTAGGACTCGGTGTTCTGCTCCCtacctcttttaaaaaattataatttccaGCCCCTTCTCCATTGCTgaagcccctcccctcccctattTATCCTTGTTAACAACAAAATTACGGAGTTTATTGATCACCTACCATGTGTCAGGTTCTCTCCTGGGGCCTGAGGAATACAGTGAAGGAGACAGATGTGGTTcttggctttctcttttcttagtgGTAGGTATCTGAAGCCCTTGCCACCTCACCTTTCTCTGTCTAGGGTTCTGGTTGGTCTcttctctcagcctctccctTTGTTCCCCTGTAGCCCTGGCTTCCTGGCCCCTACTTTTGGGACAGCCCTAACTGTGGGTGGCTGCATCCTCAGGAGAGAAGAAGCACTAGTCACCACGTAGGCTGCCCGGAGACCTTTTCTCTCATTGACCACAGAAGCACCTGCCATTGTTTCCCTTCATGGCCCCTCTTGGCTCTGGCTGCCCCTTCTATTGTTTGCATCCTCCCCTGCCAACTCCACGGCCCCATCACACGTGGACCCTCAATTGCCCTCCTCCTGGCAGTCCACAAGATTTGAAGTGTCAGAGGAAGGGGTTGGGTAAAACAGCTTTATTATGATGACAAGGCCGGGGAGGAGCACCCAGGAAAGGCCAAGCCAGGTTTCAgtctgtcccccaccccccaccccccaccccacctcagggACGAGCCATCTCATCCAGCTTGGCTCACCTCCCAGGGTCTGCATTCCCTTTCCCTACCCCTGGCAAGGCCGAGGTGTCCTGTTCCGCAAGGCTGGTCAGTTCAGGAAGTGGACATCTTGAGCACCTCCAGTGGCCCAGGCATTTTCTCCAAAGAGAGGCAGCTtacctcctcttcccttcctcccattaTTCACTGTGCAAGGCGTCCTGCACCCATTGGCTGGGAGGTGGTGTCTGGGGCCCTCCAGCCCAGCGCCAGCACCCAGATCCACGTGCGCCCGTGTGTGTGACACAGCCCTGACCTCAGTGGGGGCCAGTAGCCAATCAGGCGCCGGAACGAGAGCCTCAGCCAatcgggggcggggcctgcggctCCGCCGGCTGGAGGCCAATGAAGGGCAGTGCCTGGCATTATGCAACCCGCCTCCTGGCCCCGCGGAGCTTCCACTCGGTTGCTGGCTGCAACGGCGGCGGACAGGCGGCCGGAGGGCGCTCGCGCGGCCAGGTAGGCATCTCCGAGGCCACCCGGGTGGTAGCTCTCCGGTCCCGAGCCGGACCTCCGCCACTTCCAGCCTGATGGGCCGCTTTCGGCCCAGGCGCTCAGGCGGCATACCAATAAAATCCGCCTTCCTTGCCGCTGTCCATCCCCTCTCTGCCCCTGGGGACCTAGGTGTTTCTCGCAAACCTGCACCAGGTGTCCGCACTCCTGACCCGCTTACCTTACCTCCAGCTTTGCCCTCCGCTCCTAGCTATCGCGGCCCCACACTCGACCCTCAGCAGGCATGCCCCCTGTCGCCTTTCTTATCACTTGGGGGTCCCATGTTTTTCCCCAGCACCAGGACCTCTTCAGGCTTTCCGCGCTCCCCACGCTCCCCCTCCAGTCCCTGGCCCCGCGCCGGCCGTGATGTCAGCCCGGTTCGGGCTGGAACATCCCGTTCCCGGCGCTAGTTCCTGCTGTTGGCCAcagccttcccttttctcctggcGCTCAGAAAATGCTCGCAGTGTTGGGGGTGTGGCTGGATGGGGAGTAGGGGAAGAACAGTCGGCTGGCTGTTGTGCGTCCCTTGCTCAGAGCTGCGTCTGTCTGCTTCGGATGGGGGTTGCGTAGGGGGTTGTCTAAAAAGTAGAGGACTGAGGCGAGAGGATTCCTGGGTCCCTGACGATGGCAGGTGCTGGTTTTAGCCCTGGGGATCTGGAGAGGGTGCAGGGGCCGGAGAAGGAAAGGCTGTGTCGTCTTAACCAGAATGACTGGGATCCAGGCGAACGCCAGGGTGGGGGCCTTTGCTCGGAGGGCGGTGGCAGTTGTGGTTTGCCCTGGGAAgcaaggccagcccctggaacccCGATGGGCCGCCCATCTTCATACGGCCATCGGGCCCTCCGGGGTCTGGGGACATATTAGAGGTGGGCGACCTCTGGCCGCGCCCGCCAGCGTGGGAGTGGGTCCTTCCCCGACTTCCGCCGGGAAATGGGGGAGGGGTCGCCCCTCCCGCCCTCCTGTGGTCCCTCCAGCAACCGCTGAGCTCAGCTGCTGACGTCGGTTTCCCTGGCGACCGCGGCGGCGGCGGAAGCGCGTGTTGGGACCGCGCACGTCCGTGCGCATGTGCGGTGGGGGTGGCGCCGCCCCCGGTTAAAATTAGCCTGAAGGCCTAAATATAGGAGGAAAAAGGCTCATCCCCTGCTGAGAGGCCTGGCAGTCCCAGGCAGAGTAGGGGCTCGATGGGAATTCGAGGATGGGAAATGTCCAGGCTTTGGTCCACAGCCGTAGTTCTACTTGACTGCTCAGGTTCCACTTACCCGGGCCACCATGTAGGGGATGTGGGGCAAGGCCCACGAGAGGCTCATTCCCACCTGGAGCACCCCAGGGGGACAGGACAAGTTACCTAGGCTCCTATTGGAAGCCTGGGTCCCAGGAGCgtgggggcaggcaggggagggTCTGAGC
Coding sequences:
- the VAMP2 gene encoding vesicle-associated membrane protein 2 isoform X2 — encoded protein: MSATAATAPPAAPTGEGGPPAPPPNLTSNRRLQQTQAQVDEVVDIMRVNVDKVLERDQKLSELDDRADALQAGASQFETSAAKLKRKYWWKNLKMMIILGVICAIILIIIIVYFSS
- the VAMP2 gene encoding vesicle-associated membrane protein 2 isoform X1, whose protein sequence is MRSATAATAPPAAPTGEGGPPAPPPNLTSNRRLQQTQAQVDEVVDIMRVNVDKVLERDQKLSELDDRADALQAGASQFETSAAKLKRKYWWKNLKMMIILGVICAIILIIIIVYFSS